The following DNA comes from Rosa rugosa chromosome 5, drRosRugo1.1, whole genome shotgun sequence.
ATACATTGGTAATTGTATTATATGGCAGTATGATTCAATTAAAAATTCTATGTGTTTATCTTTTGCATTAGGAAGTATCCTTCTGGggctaaaaaaagaaaagagaagcaaaaaaaagaTGCATTAGTCAAGCTACAAGCTGGGTCTCTACGTAAGTACTTTAATGCACATAGTGAACAAGTACATGAGAATGTGAATGAGAATGAGACTGAGAATGTGAAAAGCTTGACTATTCAAGCTTAATTGAAACTTTTGCAGCCAAGAATGCAAGAAGGGTAATTTTTGAGTAATAAGAGTActgattattgtaatttcaaTACTTTTATTTGAACTAATATAGTATTTTTTCAAATGATATTGAGATCGCTATATTGTTATATTACTTTCTAATTTTATGTTGTTTAAAAttacacaattttttttataaatatatttgaaGGTAGGGACTAGGgagccccaattttttttttcgcctAGAGCCCCCGAAATCCCAGGGCCGGCTCtggggctagggttgtgtgccctagtccaaatcttgtgtaaaagatgcttattttaatgtaatgatgcaattttcatatgatggatgcttatatctatttttgttgggttaaaatgcatgtctaggagcctagtcaactctagggtgtgtattttgagcatgtctaggatggagttagaggcttgaccccctctaattcctaagctagaaaccttcaatttcgtattcgaggggttataagcatggtgatttacacccgttgcgtgaatgtgcgggcgggtcgcttagtagtctaattcctcgatctttaggcctcttgatgtgaattagagacccttgaaccggctctaattcatgccaagtgagttcctacgacccttgaaccggagtaggaatactatgaaagggaatttcggtccttgagccttgaaccgccttggatacgactaccgccaaaataggaaatttgcatctacattagattagcttccgacacatgagatttgggtgaaggaacctccctagcacccgacattctcattatattgttcacacttttctagtttaatttccttgcatttttattaatcgctttgcattttattactttttgtttagttcaaatcaactctcaaatattaaattcatcgactcatttgtgtatacccatcttgaggctacaagttagtggctttgaataggcttggtgtgagctaagccgagcattgccaaggcttggtgccttgattgtttatactttttgttttactttttatttttcgtgtgtgcttttagtatcctaccgccaattatcttggttaggtccaacacctaatccccgaggtacgataaactaaggtccaaatatttcccttacttgacaacgattcgtacgcttgcgagagtttatgagtcaagtcaaatttaaaaattaaaatgagggcaatactgtcaataggTGTTAGATTGGAtgaatgaggttaaaaaactcttagtggagtaagtgcgcagtttttaagctgaaattagGTAAGTAGTCACggccccatatatatatatatatatatacagatcctatccagagcgaggcctcgctctgaaattaaagtgcgaggttagagtttagggtcacttttcggtcgtatatccacatctcgactgttcagtttttaggtactaatgtatagatcatctctgtaaaatttcagccaaattgatggtcgtgaaggcattgataactgccttaaagctagtatggttcaggttggacagattcagttcgtccattggtttaagcgagttagatgccttaaagatcatcaatttggctgaaattttgcagagatgatctatatacattagtacctaaaaactgaacggtcgagatgtggatatgagaccgaaaagtgaccctaaactctaacctcgcactttaatttcagagcgaaggcctcgctctggatagaatctgtatatatatatatgtatgtatgtatatatatatatatatatatatatataagtgaccctaaactctaacctcgcactttaatttcagagcgaaggcctcgctctggatagaatctgtatatatatatacatacatacatacatacatacatacatacatacacaccGCCGCTTAAATTTGAAGCCCTTAGGATTTCCTACTCTAACCCTCCAATATATCCTCTTAATATCACTTATGGAATAAACATCAGTCTCTTGGTTAGTGTTTCTTCGTGAAAATGCTTCAATTAAAAGAGCTAGcattttgtgagaaaaaaaaaaaaagatattgtCCTCACGTACCAATAATTGAGATGATGTGCCAAATTTCACAATTAAACTAATTTTGTAGAAATGAGTTAATCTATTCAGAACAAATTATGTGAGGTAGTACATTCTATCAAGATATTAATGAAACCGCTGCCTCCATCAAGATATTTATCTTATTCAAATCACAACCAAATGTACATTGTGCCaaaattttatgttttatgCTCAAGAACAAGCCACAAGAGCTTCTATTTGCAAACCAAGAGACCAGAATTATTTAGTCAGTTTTTGACACTAGGAGAAACCCTCTCAACCCTAGCCAACCCAAGCCGTAAACCCTAACAATTCTACACCGGGACGAAGGTAGACCTTTTCCATTCCGTCCGATGCAGCAGTTCAAGATCCTTGCTTGGAACTGCAGAGGGCTGAATAACACAGAGACCCAGGATGCGCTTGTCGACATTGTCAGGAAACAAAACCCTAGTCTGGTCTTTCTCTCTGAGACCTTGGCCACACCGGACTTGTTAACGACTGTTCATCGTAAAATTGGTTTTGACGGAGTAGTGTGTGCTCCTAAGGATGATGACTGTCGTGGCCTGGCGTTGTTTTGGCGCAAGGAAACTCCGGTTCGTCTTCAAACGTACTCTCCTAATCATATAGATGCTGAGGTTGGGGCTGTAGGATCTGCAGGTGTTTTTCGTTTTACTGGCCTGTATGGTGTCGCTACCTCAGCTAATCACACCATTACTTGGACCTCCTTCGATTGCTAGCCTCGCAATTCCATCTTCAAGGTTAAGGATCCTAAAATTCCCTCAGACTTAAGGCCCATAGCATTGTGTAATGTGGTGTATAAGATTGCCTCCAAGGTGCTGGCCAACAGACTCAAATCGATCCTCCCTCACATTATTTCTCCACTTCAAAGCGCATTTGTTCCGGGCAAGCTTATATCGGACAATACTTTGGTGGCAATAGAAGTTGCTCATTTTATGATGAGGCTCCGTAGGCAGGCTGAAGGATTTTTTTCCTTAAAACTTGACATCTCCAAAGCATATGATCGACTTGAATGGATGTATTTAGAGGCCATTTTACTCAAGATGGGTTTCTGCCGCAGTTGGGTGGATGTCGTGCTCTCAACAGTTAAATCGGTTAGCTATTCTATCTTGTTCAATGGTTCACCAACCGGCTTTATTTTGCCTTCGAGGGGTATTCGACAAGGCGATCCCCTATCCCCATATTTGTTCATTCTATGCGCAGAGGGACTTTCTGCACTTATTTCCTCACGAGTTCAGAATGGTACTATTAAAGGCCTCACTATGACTCCTACAGCTCCTACTATTCACCACCTCTTATTTGCGGACGATAGCTTCTTGTTTGGAGAAGCTTCGAGTCGTGAATGTCATGCTTTCAAACAGGTACTATCCATTTATGCAAGAGCTTCTGGTCAACATATTAACCTACAGAAATCTATTGTTGTCTTTAGTGGTAATGTCAGCCAGCGAGTCAGAACTTCGTTAGCCTCTATACTTGGAGTGCAATGTGTGAAAAAGCATGGTTTGTATTTAGGCTTGCCTATCCATGTTGGGCATAACAAGAAAGCCATTTTTGCTTATTTGAAGGAGAGATTATCCAAGAAGCTTATTAGTTGGCGGTCCAAACTGCTTAGCTCAGGAGGCAAAGAACTACTAATCAAAGTTGTAGCCCAGACTCTGCCCAACTATGTAATGAATTGCTATGCTTTACCTAATTCCATGTGTGATGACTTACAACAACTTTGTTGTCAATTTTTCTGGGGGAGTACAAATGACAAAAGACGAATTCACTGGAGGTCTTGGGAGAGGATGTGTATTCCTAAAGACAAAGGAGGTATGGGGTTTAAACACTTACACTCGCACAACTTAGCCATGCTCACGAAACAGGGTTGGAGACTTCTTTCAAATCCGGATTCTCTTGTGGCCAGAGTGTTCAAGGCAGTGTATTACCCATTTGGATCGTTCCTCATAGCTGATATGGGTGACCGGCCTTCTTACTCATGGAGGAGTCTGATGGAGGAACGTCCGGTCTTGCAAGCAGGCTTACTGTGGCATATTGGCAATGGTCAATCTGTTAGAATTTGGGATGATGATTGGATCCCTCAGGTCTCTCACTACTCTCTACCTCGACCCTCAGACTCGGTTTTTGAGATAGTCTCTGACTTGATTAATCATGATCTCTTGGTATGGGATATCCCTGCGTTACACTCTTGTTTTGAACCTTCAGTGGTGGCACAAGTTTTGTCAATCCCCCTGAGCAGGCGTTTTGACAGAGATAAGCCTGCATGGAAACTAGATAAGAAAGGTTACTTCTCGGTCAAGTCAGCGTACAACATAGCTTGCAACTTATCTCTCGGTAATATATCTGCCTCAACCTCTACTGGGGATCCTTATGGTCCAATATGGAGAGCTTTGTGGAAAGCTCAGGTTCCTAGCAAAGTCGCCATCTTTGGCTGGAGAGCGGTTAACAATCTACTTCCCACACGGACGGCTCTGTCCTTGAAGGGTTACACGGGTACCCTACAATGTGTTATGTGCTCTACTCAAGTGGAAACTCTAGAACATTTATTCTGCCACTGTAGTTTGGCGCGAGAGATCCTTGGTGCACCGCCTTTCTCTATTCCTATATCCTCATTGTGCTGGAAAGATTGGATTTTAGAGCGAGCTATGTCGTTACCTGCTGGGACTTTTGACCAGTTATTAGTTATGCTTTGGAGTATTTGGCGAAATCGTAACGACAAGCTCTGGAATGATCATACCCACTCTAGTGCTTCTCTGGTGGCTAAGGCTATGGCTTGGCACGAGGACTACCTACGGGCTAACAGCTCTCCTAGTGATCCTTCTCATCGTCACCCTAAAACCCGCAAAGTATGGGTTGCTCCAGATGGGGAGTGTTTGAAAATCAATGTCGACGGAGCTTTTCTGGCTTCGGTTCCGTTTGGTGGTACTGGAGGTGTTCTTAGAAACTCCCATGGCCAATTTCTTGCTGGGTTCTCATTCCGAATGGATTTTGTTAGCTCACCACTGCATGCTGAGTTGCTTGCTTTGAAGAAGGGGCTGAAATTACTGCTGGCTATGAATCTTAATCATGCTACGATTGAAAGTGATTGTTTAGTTGCTGTGCAGGCAATCAATGCCTCAACCCCAGATTTATCTCCTTTGGGGGCCTTGGTTACAGATATTCAAGGACTACTTGCTGCTTGTAGGGATTTCCAACTCTCACATGTCCCACGTCAAGCCAACAATGTAGCACATAGGTTGGCTAACTATAGTTTTGAGTTCAATGTTCATCTTGAATGGTTCTCTATTGCTCCAGACTTCATTCTGGATGCCCTCTTGTACAACTTCAATCGTATCTAGCAATAAAATCTTCtcttttcctcaaaaaaaaaaaaaaaaagcttctaTTTGCACCTTCCAATTTTGGCCTCGTTCAAAATTAGTACTCTAATGTAATTTGACTCTATTTTTTCACACCCTTCCCATCTTCCTATCTCCACACCACCCGTTCAGGGAAATCAACTCCTCTAACAAAGGCCTTTTCCTCCTCTGATAATGCCACTTGGCCTCTCCTCAATCGACAAGGTGATCTGTGTCTGTCTGAAATGGTACTGCAGGAAGTGGTTTAAGCTCAAGTATACAAATATAGTTGGAGTTCTAACAATtaactattctttttttttttttggtctgtaaCAATTAACTATTCTAACTATTACAACTAATAACAGAGaagtaaacaaaataaatatctAGTAGCTGAGGGTGATAAGCAGTTGGGGTAGCCAAGCAAGTAAAGCACTCTCCAAAACTGAGTTTTGTGGTTCACGTATACACTCCAATTCGTCTTCAAAATATCAAGGACAGTAATCTCATATATGGTTTCATTATCTAAGTTCAAAGCTTCAAATATTCCAATGCCGAGACCCCATTGAGCCCTTTAGTATAGTAGTGCGCAACAAAATCTTTGATGGTGGTCTCTCGGTAAAGTGGAGGATTCTTGTCTGACACCAACTCCTTAATTGGCCTATACAACCTGGAAGAATTTTCTGGTGGAAGATGTTGTCTAAAAAAACACGCCACGGAAATTCTTGGACCGACATTTTTGGCCAACACTCTGTGATTGACACTTATGAACTTGTCATTTGAGATTAACTGCACTAAAGCACACACTAATTAATTATAAAATAGtaccaataaaactatgatcACCAAATCTAATCGCCGAACGATGTATTAGTAGTTTAACGATTCACTTGCCTGTAACATGTCTCCAAGATTTACAACTAGAGCTCCACGGACTGGGGTAACATCCACCCACTGATCTTCATGGAGGACTTGGAGGCCACCAATTTGGTCCTGTAGGAGCACTGTGAGGAAGCTACTATCAGAATGGTGAGTTGTGCCCATGGTCAATTCTGGTTCAGGGCATGCTGGGTAGTAATGGCCAAGAAAGAATAGGCCCTCTGCGCAGCTCAAGTCCTTGAGGTGGTTGGGATTGAGCCCAAGTGCTTCAGACAATAATTCAAATAAAGTGGCTCCTAAAGCCTTCACTTTTTCCGAGTAATCAAGCATTATATCCCTGCAAAAGTGGTCAATATTCAAGGATTCCAAAGAAAGCTAGTGATAAAATGATAAATGATGCTATCTGATTTATTGACGCACTAATCAACTAGTGGATCATGATTGTAATGGAAATGATGAAATCCTTTTACAATTGATATGTTTGGATAGTATATATATCAAATTAACTTTGAAAAAGACTACTTGTAAATCACATTTAGTGGTGGACCAAAATAGTGATTTGCATCGTCTTTGGGGGGTTGGCTATAGTTGTGAGGAACGGAGGAAATGGGATTAGGACTAAGATTATCAATTAACTTAGTGTAATTGTTGAATTATAAATGTGGTCAAGGAAGGGGTTGCAATTATGCCCTCAATCTGACACAAAAGGTGTCAAAAAAATCAGGAATTCAAAATTCACCTATTAGATATTGAGTCATATTGCACATTGATCTTAAGGATGAATCTAAAACTAGAATTTACAGAGTCTCAGAAGTCAGAACATAACGTACTAATTAAATTCTTGCCAAGAGAACATTTTTTATCAGATGAATACCTGCAAACTCTAGGCAACTCTTCAAGATTGGGAGCACGAGGTGCCATAACACATGACAGAGTATCCCTCCAATTAGCTGCAGGCGATTGATAAAGATCAAAATTAGTATTATAATAAACGAGGTTGTTGGTATAGTCCCTTGAATATAATTCCTTCTTCACTTCTTGGTCTTGCTCATGAAATCTCCTTATCCCATCGATCATCTCCTCCAAATCATGGACTGGAATCCCATGGTTGACCACCTGGAAAAACCCCCAACTCTCGCAAGCATGTCGAACTTGTTCGATAACACGAGCACGTACAGTTGGATCTTGGTTGATGCCCTCTAAGCTTATGACTGGGATACTGAAGTTGGAACCATCACCAGGACTGGTTGCTTTGTTGAGCTTCTGTTGTTCATGGATGAAAATCCTTGGTATCTCAGCCAAACCAGCATCTACGAGTCCCTTAACACCAGCTTTTGAGTCGTCTAAAGCCTTCAACTCACTTTTCCTGTCGTAGTTGAATCCATCACTGGAGGTTGTTGTGAGCACCATTTTTATTTCTGCAATATTTTTTGTGGGAATGAGAGGGTACTATTTCTTTTGGATAAGATCATAAGAAGGAAATTAAGCAAAGATAATTTAGACACGTAGATGATTATTAAACTGTATTGTTCATTAGTGCTTTGCTTTAGACCGTGATGGCTACGCCAGGCCGTAATTAAACACAACACCATTCGGGCAACAAGacagaggtggcaaacgggccgggtCTGGCCATTTAAGCGGACTTAGACGTGCTTCGTGCTTCATGCGGTGCTCGGACCGGCCTATTTATTTTCATGCCGGGCTCGTGCCTGACCATTTAGTTAAACATTAAGTCCGGTCTGGCCCATGGCCCAAACCCATATCATGCCGGGCCATGCTCGTACCGGGtcattaaatgggtcatggtcAGGCCTACCCattataaagcacgattttaaaattttaatttgagtaaataaaaattaattttatttaactatttagaaaactaaaataaataaagttctACGacatttttcttaatcttagctttttaagattaattttctaataattttttatattccactataagaaagaacaaaagaaaaataactcaaaaaaatattttttttagtatataattatgagattaatctttaattttgaataaagaggtttaatattcaaat
Coding sequences within:
- the LOC133708598 gene encoding 1-aminocyclopropane-1-carboxylate oxidase homolog 1-like, which produces MVLTTTSSDGFNYDRKSELKALDDSKAGVKGLVDAGLAEIPRIFIHEQQKLNKATSPGDGSNFSIPVISLEGINQDPTVRARVIEQVRHACESWGFFQVVNHGIPVHDLEEMIDGIRRFHEQDQEVKKELYSRDYTNNLVYYNTNFDLYQSPAANWRDTLSCVMAPRAPNLEELPRVCRDIMLDYSEKVKALGATLFELLSEALGLNPNHLKDLSCAEGLFFLGHYYPACPEPELTMGTTHHSDSSFLTVLLQDQIGGLQVLHEDQWVDVTPVRGALVVNLGDMLQLISNDKFISVNHRVLAKNVGPRISVACFFRQHLPPENSSRLYRPIKELVSDKNPPLYRETTIKDFVAHYYTKGLNGVSALEYLKL